Proteins encoded within one genomic window of Papio anubis isolate 15944 chromosome X, Panubis1.0, whole genome shotgun sequence:
- the MID1IP1 gene encoding mid1-interacting protein 1 produces MMQICDTYNQKHSLFNAMNRFIGAVNNMDQTVMVPSLLRDVPLADPGLDNDVGVEVGGSGGCLEERTPPVPDSGSANGSFFAPSRDMYSHYVLLKSIRNDIEWGVLHQPPPPAGSEEGSAWKSKDILVDLGHLEGADAGEEDLEQQFHYHLRGLHTVLSKLTRKANILTNRYKQEIGFGNWGH; encoded by the coding sequence ATGATGCAAATCTGCGACACCTACAACCAGAAGCACTCGCTCTTTAACGCCATGAATCGCTTCATCGGCGCCGTGAACAACATGGACCAGACGGTGATGGTGCCCAGCTTGCTGCGCGACGTGCCCCTGGCTGACCCCGGGTTAGACAACGATGTCGGCGTGGAGGTAGGCGGCAGTGGCGGCTGCCTGGAGGAGCGCACGCCCCCAGTCCCCGACTCAGGAAGCGCCAATGGCAGCTTTTTCGCGCCCTCTCGGGACATGTACAGCCACTACGTGCTGCTCAAGTCCATCCGCAACGACATCGAGTGGGGGGTCCTGCACCAGCCGCCTCCACCGGCTGGGAGCGAGGAGGGCAGTGCCTGGAAGTCCAAGGACATCCTGGTGGACCTGGGCCACTTGGAGGGTGCGGACGCCGGCGAAGAAGACCTGGAGCAGCAGTTCCACTACCACCTGCGCGGGCTGCACACTGTGCTCTCGAAACTCACGCGCAAAGCCAACATCCTCACTAACAGATACAAGCAGGAGATCGGCTTCGGCAATTGGGGCCACTGA